One window from the genome of Nicotiana tomentosiformis chromosome 5, ASM39032v3, whole genome shotgun sequence encodes:
- the LOC104118442 gene encoding large ribosomal subunit protein eL36y-like, translating into MAPKQPNTGLSVGLNKGHVVTKKELAPRPSDRKGKTSKRVHFVRSLIREVAGFAPYEKRITELLKVGKDKRALKVAKRKLGTHKRAKKKREEMSSVLRKMRATGGGEKKK; encoded by the exons ATGGCTCCGAAGCAGCCGAATACAGGGCTATCTGTTGGGCTAAACAAAGGCCATGTTGTGACCAAGAAGGAATTAGCTCCACGTCCTTCTGACAGAAAAGGG AAAACAAGCAAAAGAGTCCACTTTGTGAGGAGCCTTATCAGAGAAGTCGCTGGATTTGCTCCGTACGAGAAAAGGATTACCGAGCTTCTTAAAGTTGGAAAGGACAAGCGTGCCTTGAAGGTAGCCAAGAGGAAGTTGGGCACTCACAAGAGGGcaaagaagaagagagaagagATGTCTAGTGTTCTCCGTAAGATGAG GGCTACTGGAGGCGGAGAAAAGAAGAAATGA